The following proteins come from a genomic window of Micavibrio aeruginosavorus EPB:
- a CDS encoding HAD family hydrolase — MILQKPTIVLFDMDGTTVRHLNPALLGVLERMDDGAHKIAAFFSRVAKRKINAPPLVGFQDGKRKKLLVHRAIHKIRRKEVDEIVEPCPGIYDILNLLKSHNIPMGLISNGLGKGYGHDILKTFDLEQYYDVTVFREDIRRSKPYPDPILQAIELLPRKPDEKDVIWYFGDRRKDVLAALAARDYLPCPILPFAYNLNAAMSILEHNIGVDHIIMAWPDLHVRLEQMFK; from the coding sequence ATGATCTTGCAAAAACCCACCATTGTCCTGTTTGATATGGATGGCACCACGGTGCGCCATTTGAACCCGGCCCTGCTCGGCGTGTTGGAGCGGATGGACGATGGCGCGCATAAAATTGCGGCGTTCTTTTCCCGTGTGGCCAAACGTAAAATCAATGCGCCACCGCTGGTCGGGTTTCAGGATGGAAAGCGGAAAAAATTGCTGGTCCACCGCGCCATCCACAAAATCCGCCGCAAGGAAGTGGACGAAATCGTCGAACCCTGCCCCGGCATTTACGACATTCTAAATTTGCTGAAATCCCACAATATCCCGATGGGATTGATCAGCAACGGGCTGGGCAAGGGATACGGCCACGACATTTTAAAGACGTTTGATCTGGAACAATATTACGACGTCACCGTGTTCCGCGAAGACATCCGCCGGTCCAAACCATACCCGGACCCGATTTTACAGGCGATTGAGTTATTGCCGCGTAAACCGGATGAAAAGGACGTGATCTGGTATTTCGGGGATCGGCGCAAGGATGTTTTGGCCGCATTGGCCGCGCGCGATTATCTGCCCTGCCCCATTCTGCCCTTTGCCTATAACCTCAACGCCGCCATGTCCATTCTGGAACATAATATCGGCGTTGATCATATCATCATGGCATGGCCGGATTTGCATGTCCGGTTGGAACAGATGTTCAAATAA
- the dxs gene encoding 1-deoxy-D-xylulose-5-phosphate synthase: MDSRLRGNDTRGLGDNSSHALLNNVVTPDDTRDFTDDQLKQLAEEVRAEMIDAVSHTGGHLGAGLGVVELTVAIHAVFNTPDDRLIWDVGHQCYPHKILTGRKDRIRTLRQGGGLSGFTKRSESEYDPFGAAHSSTSISAGLGMAVARDQLGKDNHVICVIGDGSMTAGMAYEAMNNAGDAKSRLIVILNDNDMSIAPPVGALSKHLTRLVSSKRYMQARETGKKVTEILPPPLRHAVKRAEESARTAMGTGSLFEEMGFYYIGPVDGHNLDQLLPIMRNLRDGAHDGPVLIHAITKKGKGYAPAESSADKMHGVVKFDVVTGAQHKSKPSAPAYTKVFAQSLIEEARNDSRIVAITGAMPSGTGLDLFEREFPDRMFDVGIAEQHAVTFAAGMATEGLKPFCAIYSTFLQRAYDQVVHDVCIQNLPVRFAMDRAGLVGADGSTHAGAFDVAYMGCLPNMVLMAAGDELELMHMVATMAAYDVGPIGLRYPRGEGMGIDRPVRGSVLEIGKGRVVREGSDVAILSYGTRLNEALKAADQLAEQGISVTVADARFAKPLDTDLITQLANHHGKLITIEEGSIGGFGSYTLEYMNDAGLLDGRCRVKTMHLPDLFQDQDTPDKQYDEAGLNAAQIIQTIKALK, from the coding sequence ATGGATTCCCGCCTTCGCGGGAATGACACGCGGGGGCTCGGGGATAATTCCAGCCATGCACTGCTGAACAACGTTGTCACGCCCGACGATACCCGTGATTTCACCGATGATCAGTTGAAACAACTGGCTGAGGAAGTGCGCGCCGAGATGATTGATGCCGTATCCCATACGGGCGGGCATTTGGGCGCGGGTCTGGGCGTTGTGGAATTAACCGTGGCCATCCACGCCGTATTCAACACGCCGGATGACCGTTTGATCTGGGACGTTGGGCACCAATGTTACCCGCATAAAATCCTGACCGGACGCAAGGACCGTATTCGCACATTGCGTCAGGGGGGCGGCCTGTCCGGCTTTACCAAACGATCCGAATCCGAATATGATCCGTTTGGTGCGGCCCACAGCTCCACCTCCATCTCTGCTGGCCTTGGCATGGCCGTGGCGCGGGATCAGTTGGGCAAGGACAACCATGTCATTTGCGTGATTGGCGATGGGTCCATGACCGCGGGCATGGCGTATGAAGCGATGAACAACGCGGGCGATGCGAAAAGCCGTTTGATCGTCATCCTGAACGACAACGATATGTCGATTGCCCCGCCCGTTGGCGCGCTCAGCAAACATTTGACCCGCCTGGTGTCATCCAAACGTTACATGCAAGCGCGTGAGACAGGCAAAAAAGTCACCGAAATCCTGCCCCCGCCGCTGCGCCATGCCGTGAAGCGCGCCGAAGAATCTGCGCGGACGGCCATGGGCACCGGGTCGCTGTTTGAAGAAATGGGCTTCTACTATATCGGCCCGGTGGATGGCCATAACCTTGATCAATTGCTGCCGATCATGCGCAATCTGCGCGATGGGGCGCATGATGGTCCGGTGCTGATCCACGCCATCACGAAAAAGGGCAAGGGGTACGCCCCGGCCGAATCCTCCGCCGATAAAATGCACGGCGTTGTGAAATTTGATGTGGTCACGGGCGCCCAACACAAATCCAAACCCTCTGCCCCGGCATACACCAAGGTGTTTGCCCAAAGCCTGATCGAAGAAGCCCGCAACGACTCCCGGATTGTCGCCATAACCGGGGCCATGCCATCGGGCACGGGCCTTGACCTGTTCGAACGGGAGTTTCCGGATCGCATGTTCGATGTTGGCATTGCCGAGCAACATGCCGTCACCTTCGCCGCCGGTATGGCGACGGAAGGATTGAAACCGTTCTGCGCGATTTATTCGACCTTCCTGCAACGCGCTTATGATCAGGTGGTGCATGATGTGTGCATTCAAAATCTGCCCGTGCGTTTTGCCATGGACCGTGCGGGCCTTGTCGGTGCCGATGGGTCCACGCATGCGGGGGCGTTTGATGTAGCGTATATGGGATGCCTGCCCAACATGGTGTTGATGGCCGCGGGCGACGAATTGGAATTGATGCATATGGTGGCCACCATGGCCGCGTATGATGTGGGCCCGATTGGCCTGCGTTATCCGCGTGGCGAAGGCATGGGGATCGACCGGCCCGTGCGCGGATCCGTTCTTGAAATCGGTAAAGGCCGCGTTGTGCGTGAGGGCAGCGATGTTGCCATTCTGTCCTATGGCACGCGTTTGAACGAAGCACTGAAAGCCGCTGACCAACTGGCCGAACAAGGCATCAGTGTCACGGTGGCCGATGCCCGTTTTGCCAAACCATTGGACACCGACCTTATTACCCAACTGGCCAACCATCATGGCAAGCTGATCACGATTGAAGAAGGCTCCATCGGCGGGTTCGGGTCATACACATTGGAATACATGAACGATGCCGGATTGTTGGATGGACGGTGCCGTGTGAAAACCATGCACCTGCCCGATCTGTTCCAGGATCAAGACACGCCGGACAAGCAATATGACGAAGCCGGATTGAATGCGGCGCAGATTATTCAGACCATTAAAGCGTTAAAGTAA
- a CDS encoding GIY-YIG nuclease family protein encodes MKQYYFYILASDKVGTLYVGVTSDLKRRVAEHKEKLLDGFTKQYGVSTLVYYEVYDDPEKAILREKRVKKWNRNWKLELIQKTNPDWTDLYDTL; translated from the coding sequence ATGAAGCAGTATTATTTTTATATTCTCGCCAGCGATAAAGTGGGCACACTTTACGTCGGCGTTACATCCGATCTGAAACGACGGGTGGCGGAACATAAAGAAAAACTGCTTGATGGATTTACGAAACAATACGGCGTCAGCACCCTTGTTTATTACGAGGTTTATGATGATCCGGAAAAGGCGATTTTACGAGAAAAGCGCGTCAAGAAATGGAACAGAAACTGGAAACTCGAATTGATCCAGAAGACCAATCCAGATTGGACAGATTTGTATGACACACTCTAA
- a CDS encoding polyprenyl synthetase family protein produces the protein MAPSPRDAAPGLQEQMNEISEAVNKTIMRLLPESDLPEAPLFEAMRYGTLNGGKRLRPFMLMQSAKLFGVDMARARRAAAAVEFVHAYSLVHDDLPAMDNADLRRGKPSTHKAYDEATAILAGDALLTLAFEVLSDVETHEDPRVRVELVNLLAKASGPHGLCGGQMLDLIGEKQEFDLGTISRLQRMKTGKLMAFACEAGAVLGKASEPMRKALCNYAHDLGLAFQVTDDILDVESSPEAMGKDTGKDAQAGKSTFVSTMGKDQARARAQMLVEQAKRHLHIFDNGRADTLKELADYVLQRRA, from the coding sequence ATGGCCCCATCACCACGCGACGCCGCCCCCGGACTTCAGGAACAGATGAATGAAATCTCTGAAGCCGTAAACAAGACGATTATGCGCCTGCTGCCTGAATCCGACCTGCCGGAAGCACCGTTGTTCGAAGCGATGCGTTACGGCACGCTGAACGGTGGTAAGCGTTTGCGCCCGTTCATGCTGATGCAATCGGCGAAATTGTTTGGGGTTGATATGGCCCGCGCCCGCCGCGCCGCCGCCGCTGTTGAATTTGTTCACGCCTATTCGCTGGTGCATGATGACTTGCCCGCGATGGACAACGCCGACCTGCGCCGTGGTAAACCATCGACACACAAGGCCTATGACGAAGCCACCGCCATTCTGGCCGGTGATGCCTTGCTGACACTGGCGTTTGAAGTATTGAGCGATGTTGAAACGCACGAAGACCCACGCGTTCGCGTTGAACTGGTCAATCTGCTGGCGAAAGCCTCCGGCCCGCACGGCCTGTGCGGCGGTCAGATGCTGGATTTGATCGGTGAGAAACAGGAATTCGACCTGGGCACGATCAGCCGCCTGCAACGCATGAAAACCGGCAAGCTGATGGCGTTTGCCTGCGAAGCCGGTGCCGTTCTGGGCAAGGCCAGCGAACCGATGCGCAAGGCGCTGTGCAACTACGCCCACGACCTCGGCCTGGCCTTCCAAGTCACGGACGATATTCTGGACGTTGAATCCAGCCCCGAAGCCATGGGCAAAGATACGGGCAAGGACGCGCAAGCCGGCAAATCCACCTTCGTATCAACGATGGGTAAAGACCAAGCCCGCGCCCGCGCCCAAATGCTGGTGGAACAAGCCAAACGCCATTTGCACATTTTCGACAATGGCCGCGCCGATACGCTGAAAGAACTGGCCGACTACGTTCTGCAACGCCGGGCGTAA
- a CDS encoding exodeoxyribonuclease VII small subunit, translated as MTSVESLSFEEALSALEGIVRDLETGKAPLEDSIAAYERGVALKQHCEKKLREAQSKIEKITLGADGKPAASAHDL; from the coding sequence ATGACTTCGGTTGAAAGTCTGAGCTTTGAAGAAGCCTTGAGCGCACTGGAAGGGATCGTCCGCGATCTGGAAACGGGCAAAGCCCCGTTGGAAGATTCCATCGCTGCCTATGAACGTGGCGTGGCGCTGAAACAACATTGCGAAAAGAAGCTGCGCGAAGCGCAATCAAAAATCGAAAAAATCACACTGGGCGCCGACGGCAAACCCGCCGCCAGCGCGCACGACCTCTAA
- a CDS encoding histone deacetylase family protein — translation MHNLTIYKAQAGLRHDTGPDHPERIARLQAIFDLLSESPFDTMPQINADPASFKQITRAHPESYVMRIEDAIPDRGLVHLDADTVICPASIDAAFEAAGGAACTAARDVMNGTTRRAFCATRPPGHHAEPTHAMGFCLFNNIFLAALEAQQNGAKRVAIVDFDVHHGNGSEVMARKHDNVLFISMHQNSLFPAGRGDATDQTPDRVINIPLAAGAGTHEYRTAMTGTVIPALESYQPDLILISAGFDAHRDDPLGEMALLDSDYAWITRDLCDAADRLCDGRVISVMEGGYNLDALKTSARAHLLALADL, via the coding sequence ATGCACAATTTGACCATATACAAAGCCCAGGCCGGATTGCGCCACGACACCGGCCCCGACCACCCGGAACGGATTGCGCGACTTCAGGCGATTTTCGACCTGCTGAGCGAATCCCCGTTCGATACCATGCCGCAGATCAACGCCGATCCCGCCAGTTTTAAACAAATCACCCGCGCCCACCCGGAATCCTATGTCATGCGGATTGAAGACGCGATTCCCGATCGTGGATTGGTGCATCTGGATGCCGATACAGTGATTTGCCCCGCCTCGATTGATGCCGCGTTTGAAGCGGCGGGAGGTGCGGCCTGCACCGCCGCGCGGGATGTGATGAACGGCACCACACGCCGCGCCTTCTGCGCCACGCGTCCGCCGGGGCATCATGCCGAACCCACACACGCAATGGGGTTCTGCCTATTCAACAACATCTTCCTCGCCGCTTTGGAAGCGCAACAGAACGGCGCAAAGCGTGTCGCCATCGTTGACTTCGATGTGCATCACGGCAATGGCAGTGAAGTGATGGCGCGCAAGCATGATAACGTCCTGTTTATTTCCATGCACCAGAACAGCCTGTTCCCCGCCGGGCGCGGTGACGCCACAGACCAGACACCGGACCGGGTGATTAACATCCCCCTCGCCGCCGGAGCAGGTACGCATGAATATCGCACGGCCATGACGGGCACGGTTATTCCAGCATTGGAATCATATCAACCGGACTTGATCCTGATCTCCGCCGGGTTTGATGCCCACCGCGACGACCCGTTGGGGGAAATGGCGTTGCTGGATTCGGATTATGCGTGGATCACCCGCGATCTGTGCGATGCGGCGGACCGCCTTTGTGACGGGCGGGTCATTTCCGTGATGGAGGGCGGGTATAACCTCGACGCCCTGAAAACATCGGCCAGAGCCCATCTTCTGGCCCTGGCCGATCTTTAG
- a CDS encoding AGE family epimerase/isomerase, with protein sequence MNYSTHTTVDFLAQTLLQRWVPKWYGAFCDPNNGGFYERLGDQFVPRMGQPRRLLTHCRQLAMYAHASAHTRGAFKPDLKKHFDRMLATFYVPETGGWRFSVDDDGHPVDGTYDLYALSFVIFSMAHYYAATHDERAHTHALDLLKFIETHFVMPGLPGYAEAIDTQLKPIPRQRRQNPHMHLLEACLFAENTWGDRGFAVMADRMVDLFHHYFYIRDFGQLCEFFTDTLKPDPKDGNKVEPGHYCEWVWLLKKHAFLRGYDSMHDDLCAELLSWANAHGWDYVHGGIYDVVSPDGDVLTDSKRLWPFTEALKANALMLDVVPEIDKAPLKNRMAKMVSVFREHYMSERGFWVEWLHRDLTPAVDYMPGTTPYHVYFGIMETYAVMHARGRSVSWRAGILLGLYTIRRQLSGVVRGVKAKIKAG encoded by the coding sequence ATGAATTACAGTACGCACACCACCGTGGATTTTCTGGCGCAAACCTTGCTGCAACGCTGGGTGCCGAAATGGTATGGCGCGTTTTGCGATCCGAACAATGGCGGGTTTTATGAACGGCTGGGGGATCAATTCGTGCCCCGTATGGGGCAACCGCGCCGCCTGCTGACCCATTGCCGGCAATTGGCCATGTATGCGCATGCATCGGCGCACACGCGCGGGGCGTTCAAACCGGATTTGAAAAAACATTTCGATCGCATGCTGGCCACGTTCTACGTCCCGGAAACGGGTGGGTGGCGGTTCAGTGTGGATGATGATGGTCATCCCGTGGACGGCACATATGATTTATATGCCTTGTCCTTCGTCATATTTTCCATGGCGCATTATTATGCGGCCACGCATGATGAACGTGCGCATACCCATGCTCTTGATCTTCTGAAATTTATCGAAACGCATTTCGTGATGCCGGGATTGCCCGGGTATGCCGAGGCCATTGATACGCAATTAAAGCCCATCCCGCGCCAGCGCCGCCAAAACCCGCATATGCATTTGTTGGAAGCGTGTTTGTTCGCTGAAAATACATGGGGCGATCGGGGTTTTGCCGTGATGGCGGATCGAATGGTGGATTTGTTCCATCATTATTTTTATATCCGCGATTTTGGGCAATTGTGTGAATTCTTCACCGATACATTGAAACCTGATCCCAAGGACGGAAACAAAGTTGAGCCCGGCCATTATTGCGAATGGGTCTGGCTGTTAAAGAAACACGCTTTTTTGCGTGGGTATGATTCCATGCATGATGATCTCTGTGCCGAGTTACTCAGCTGGGCCAATGCCCATGGCTGGGATTACGTGCATGGCGGAATTTATGACGTTGTGTCGCCAGATGGTGACGTTCTAACCGACAGCAAACGTCTTTGGCCGTTTACGGAAGCGTTGAAGGCCAATGCCCTGATGCTGGATGTCGTGCCAGAGATTGATAAGGCGCCGTTGAAAAATCGTATGGCCAAAATGGTCAGTGTGTTCCGCGAACATTATATGAGCGAGCGCGGGTTCTGGGTTGAATGGCTGCATCGCGATTTAACGCCGGCGGTGGATTATATGCCGGGCACCACGCCGTATCATGTGTATTTCGGCATCATGGAAACATACGCCGTGATGCATGCGCGCGGGCGCAGCGTGTCATGGCGGGCGGGAATTTTACTGGGGCTGTACACGATCCGGCGGCAATTATCCGGCGTGGTACGCGGTGTGAAGGCAAAAATAAAGGCCGGGTAA
- the ispH gene encoding 4-hydroxy-3-methylbut-2-enyl diphosphate reductase — MTQTESAEKRPLTILLAAPRGFCAGVDRAIQIVERALVKYGAPVYVRHEIVHNKFVVDNLRAKGAVFVEELDEIPDDGQPVIFSAHGVPKQVPADAAAREMFYIDATCPLVSKVHREAERHFKNGRQLILIGHRGHPEVIGTMGQLPCGAVVLVETLDDVATLQVRDENNLAYCTQTTLSVDDTADIVAALKERFPTIEGPHKEDICYATTNRQGAVKAIATRADALIVIGAPNSSNSNRLVEVGANGGCKKSMLVQRAADIDWAWVDDDIHTLGLTAGASAPEVLVEEVITAAKQRFDVTVEEVTITQENVVFKVPGILSAAE, encoded by the coding sequence ATGACACAGACAGAATCCGCAGAAAAACGCCCTTTAACCATTCTTCTGGCCGCCCCCCGGGGGTTTTGTGCCGGGGTGGACCGGGCGATCCAAATCGTTGAACGCGCGCTGGTGAAATACGGCGCGCCGGTCTATGTCCGCCATGAAATCGTCCATAACAAATTCGTGGTCGATAATTTGCGGGCCAAGGGCGCAGTGTTTGTCGAGGAACTGGACGAAATTCCCGATGACGGGCAACCGGTGATTTTCTCTGCCCATGGTGTGCCGAAACAGGTCCCGGCGGACGCCGCCGCGCGCGAAATGTTTTACATCGACGCCACATGCCCGCTGGTCAGCAAGGTTCACCGCGAAGCTGAACGCCATTTTAAAAATGGTCGCCAGTTGATTTTGATTGGTCACCGCGGTCACCCGGAAGTGATCGGCACGATGGGGCAATTGCCGTGCGGCGCGGTCGTTCTGGTGGAAACGCTGGACGATGTGGCAACGCTGCAGGTACGCGATGAAAATAATCTGGCCTATTGCACGCAAACGACATTATCGGTTGATGATACGGCGGACATCGTTGCCGCGTTGAAAGAACGCTTCCCAACGATTGAAGGCCCGCATAAAGAGGACATTTGCTACGCCACCACCAACCGCCAGGGTGCGGTGAAGGCGATTGCCACGCGGGCCGATGCGTTGATCGTGATTGGGGCGCCCAATTCATCCAATTCCAACCGTCTGGTTGAGGTTGGGGCCAATGGCGGATGCAAAAAATCCATGCTGGTCCAGCGCGCCGCCGATATTGATTGGGCGTGGGTGGATGATGACATTCACACGCTGGGCCTGACCGCCGGGGCATCCGCACCGGAAGTGCTGGTCGAGGAAGTGATCACCGCCGCGAAACAACGGTTTGATGTAACGGTGGAAGAAGTCACCATCACCCAGGAAAATGTGGTGTTTAAGGTGCCGGGGATTTTGTCAGCGGCTGAATAA
- the thrB gene encoding homoserine kinase, producing the protein MAVYTKIDIADARELLSHYELGDVTTLEGIEQGVENTNYHLHTTTGRYILTLFEKRVDPVNLPFFFAWTDYLATKGITCPHIVRDADGAMIRNVRGRPAAVISFLDGDPLPHGKINPVACGEVGALLGKMHKLGQKFDQTRDNSMGLPAWKDLAARTAGRADDVEKGLAHFISTEIFQLEKEWPSVDDLPRGTVHADLFPDNVFFKRGKLAGVIDFYFSCTDFFVYDLMLTANAWCFDSRQHLLASRWDAFIAGYESARKLTKAEKAYMQFFGRAAALRIALTRLNDFLFHPHDAIVTPKDPVEYLNILRWHQNHDIAEK; encoded by the coding sequence ATGGCCGTTTATACAAAAATCGACATTGCCGATGCCCGCGAATTGCTCAGCCACTATGAACTGGGTGACGTGACAACGTTGGAGGGGATTGAGCAGGGGGTCGAAAATACCAACTATCACCTGCACACCACGACGGGGCGTTATATTTTGACGCTTTTCGAAAAGCGCGTTGATCCGGTCAATCTGCCGTTCTTTTTTGCCTGGACGGATTATCTGGCGACCAAGGGTATAACGTGCCCGCATATCGTGCGTGATGCCGATGGCGCGATGATCCGGAATGTACGCGGCCGCCCGGCGGCGGTTATTTCGTTTTTGGATGGTGATCCGTTGCCGCACGGAAAAATCAATCCAGTAGCGTGTGGCGAGGTCGGGGCCTTGCTGGGCAAGATGCACAAGCTGGGCCAAAAATTTGACCAGACGCGGGATAATTCGATGGGGTTGCCCGCGTGGAAGGATCTGGCCGCACGCACGGCGGGGCGGGCCGATGATGTTGAAAAGGGGCTGGCCCATTTCATCTCCACCGAAATTTTCCAGTTGGAAAAAGAATGGCCGAGCGTCGACGACCTGCCGCGTGGGACGGTTCATGCCGATTTGTTCCCGGATAATGTGTTTTTTAAACGGGGAAAGTTGGCGGGGGTGATCGACTTCTATTTCTCCTGCACGGATTTTTTCGTTTATGACCTGATGCTGACCGCCAATGCGTGGTGTTTTGATTCACGGCAACATTTGCTGGCGTCCCGCTGGGATGCGTTTATCGCCGGGTACGAAAGCGCCCGTAAATTGACCAAAGCGGAAAAGGCGTATATGCAATTCTTTGGCCGGGCGGCGGCATTGCGTATTGCGCTGACACGGTTGAATGATTTTCTGTTTCACCCGCATGATGCCATTGTGACGCCGAAGGACCCGGTTGAATATTTAAACATCCTGCGTTGGCACCAAAACCACGATATCGCCGAAAAATGA
- the rnhA gene encoding ribonuclease HI, whose amino-acid sequence MSTSPSKKVEIYTDGACSGNPGPGGWGAILRWNGHEKEMSGAEADTTNNRMEMMAAIAALETLKRGVVVDLYTDSEYLKRGVTEWMAGWKAKGWPARIKNQDLWKRLDSVLQNHDVKFHWVRGHSGHPENERCDELARNAIKTLR is encoded by the coding sequence ATGAGTACATCTCCGTCTAAAAAAGTTGAAATCTATACCGATGGCGCATGCAGCGGGAATCCCGGCCCGGGCGGCTGGGGGGCGATTTTGCGTTGGAATGGACATGAAAAGGAAATGTCCGGTGCCGAGGCCGACACCACCAACAACCGCATGGAAATGATGGCGGCCATTGCCGCGCTGGAAACATTGAAACGCGGTGTTGTCGTGGATCTGTATACCGACAGCGAATATTTAAAGCGCGGTGTCACCGAATGGATGGCGGGGTGGAAGGCCAAGGGCTGGCCCGCCCGCATTAAAAATCAGGATTTGTGGAAACGGTTGGATTCCGTTTTGCAAAACCATGATGTGAAGTTTCATTGGGTGCGCGGCCATTCCGGCCACCCGGAAAATGAACGGTGTGACGAACTGGCGCGCAACGCGATCAAGACACTGCGATAA